In the Malania oleifera isolate guangnan ecotype guangnan chromosome 1, ASM2987363v1, whole genome shotgun sequence genome, one interval contains:
- the LOC131144001 gene encoding auxin-responsive protein SAUR71-like — MKQLMRRLTRVADSKTQYRLLRSERVAAVPQGHLPVYVGEEMERFVVSAEVLNHPIVVKLLNKSAQEYGYEQKGALRIPCHVLLFERVLEALRLGSDSPELHDLLDDHQFH; from the coding sequence ATGAAGCAGCTTATGAGGCGGTTGACGCGGGTGGCGGACTCCAAAACGCAGTACAGGCTGCTGCGGTCGGAGCGGGTGGCGGCGGTGCCGCAGGGACACCTGCCGGTGTACGTGGGAGAGGAGATGGAGCGGTTCGTGGTGAGTGCGGAGGTGCTGAACCACCCCATCGTGGTGAAGCTCCTGAACAAATCGGCCCAGGAGTACGGGTACGAGCAGAAGGGCGCGCTTCGGATCCCCTGTCACGTCCTCCTCTTCGAGCGAGTTCTTGAAGCCCTCCGCCTCGGGTCTGACTCCCCCGAACTCCACGATCTTCTCGATGATCATCAGTTCCACTAG